In one window of Zingiber officinale cultivar Zhangliang chromosome 11A, Zo_v1.1, whole genome shotgun sequence DNA:
- the LOC122032860 gene encoding DNA-binding protein MNB1B-like, which produces MKRGKSKTDAPKKADTKLSVKKGPERAAKKPRKFKDGKDPNTPKRPQSAFFVFMEEFWKMFKEKNPNNKSVAMVAKAGGDKWKSLTEEKAPYVAKAAKLKAGYTKTMVSYNKRSRAAATDEAEEEGEESDKSKSKVNDDDDEEEDKEDDE; this is translated from the exons ATGAAGAGGGGGAAATCGAAGACTGACGCTCCCAAGAAGGCTGATACCAA GCTTTCGGTGAAGAAGGGACCGGAACGAGCGGCAAAGAAGCCAAGGAAGTTCAAAGATGGCAAGGATCCCAACACGCCCAAGAGGCCTCAGAGTGCCTTCTTCGTCTTCAT GGAAGAATTTTGGAAGATGTTCAAGGAAAAGAACCCTAATAACAAGTCAGTTGCAATG GTTGCAAAAGCTGGAGGAGACAAGTGGAAATCTTTGACAGAAGAA AAAGCTCCATACGTAGCCAAGGCGGCAAAGCTCAAAGCTGGTTACACCAAAaccatggtttcctacaacaaAA gaagtCGTGCTGCTGCCACAGATGAAgcagaagaagaaggtgaggaatccGACAAGTCAAAATCCAAGgtgaatgatgatgatgatgaagaagag GATAAAGAGGATGATGAATAA